One part of the Ranitomeya imitator isolate aRanImi1 chromosome 10, aRanImi1.pri, whole genome shotgun sequence genome encodes these proteins:
- the LOC138651548 gene encoding LOW QUALITY PROTEIN: olfactory receptor class A-like protein 4 (The sequence of the model RefSeq protein was modified relative to this genomic sequence to represent the inferred CDS: deleted 2 bases in 1 codon) — protein MPLPSTDLAFYALLLASGILGNALVLMTVISNALDNKVMPASDLILSHLTVVLLLLSILRNVLVVTFQNGVVILFSRILWKVFMFGWTLLRSMSVWGTLSISVFHYISIKNYYGNLRRNIFWTSEVLAIMWIFNCLFFIPAFLYTDRMGANATFSVQLIGTSTKPVLGCVWDFPTPYTNLVFVTSSLVIHEVIPIILMVVTNISSLYTLQRHSKTIAAQKTIKRVASERKAALVILTLVLLFVLCWGSNVVATNFYNFTKGSLSTSFLLTIANFGAYIFVGFGPLVLLIGHSKLRRKLVHLLCRQWKRQVDPTGNSPKNNGNASTVNV, from the exons ATGCCCTTGCCATCTACTGACTTGGCTTTTTACGCTTTGTTGTTGGCTTCTGGAATTCTGGGTAACGCTTTGGTCCTCATGACGGTAATCAGCAATGCTCTGGATAATAAAGTAATGCCCGCTTCTGACCTGATATTGTCCCACCTTACAGTTGTTCTTCTCCTACTCTCCATCTTAAGGAATGTTTTGGTTGTCacgttccagaatggtgtggtcatATTGTTCTCGCGCATCTTGTGGAAAGTGTTCATGTTTGGTTGGACTCTGCTCAGGTCCATGAGCGTTTGGGGAACATTATCAATCAGTGTTTTCCATTACATAAGCATCAAAAACTATTATGGAAATCTAAGGAGAAACATCTTCTGGACC AGTGAAGTTCTGGCCATAATGTGGATATTTAACTGTCTGTTTTTCATTCCTGCTTTCTTGTACACTGACCGTATGGGAGCCAATGCTACCTTTTCGGTGCAGTTGATCGGCACCAGCACCAAACCTGTCCTTGGCTGCGTGTGGGACTTCCCTACTCCTTATACCAACCTTGTCTTTGTCACCTCCTCATTAGTTATTCATGAAGTTATACCAATCATTCTTATGGTAGTCACTAATATAAGCAGCCTATACACCCTACAACGGCATTCTAAAACCATAGCGGCACAGAAAACCATCAAGCGCGTGGCCTCAGAGCGCAAAGCTGCCTTGGTGATTTTAACACTGGTCCTTCTCTTCGTTCTCTGCTGGGGATCCAATGTTGTGGCCACTAACTTCTACAACTTTACCAAAGGTTCATTGTCCACATCATTCCTGTTAACCATTGCTAATTTCGGAGCCTACATCTTCGTGGGCTTCGGTCCTTTGGTGCTACTCATTGGACATAGCAAGCTGAGAAGGAAACTGGTTCATTTACTTTGTAGGCAATGGAAACGTCAGGTCGATCCAACGGGGAACTCGCCCAAGAATAATGGCAATGCTTCTACTGTTAACGTTTAA